Proteins from a genomic interval of Gemmatimonadaceae bacterium:
- the lepA gene encoding translation elongation factor 4 has protein sequence MNLSHIRNFCIVAHIDHGKSTLADRLIEVTGTLQKREMKSQVLDTLDLERERGITIKLNAVRMSYTARDGQGYELNLIDTPGHVDFTYEVSRSLAACEGAILVVDASQGIQAQTLSNLFLAMDAGLEIIPVLNKIDLPGAEPERRRQEVVDLIGCMPEDVLCVSGKEGTGVPELLEEIVKRVPPPKGDLNGPLRALIFDSYYDKYRGAIPSIRVVDGEIRKGMKITFGVSDNVYEVAEVGYLQLRQVPTDVLRAGEVGYVLAAVRSVRETRAGDTIFDKDNRAAEALPGYQEVKSFVFAGIYPTDTTQYETLRDALEKMKLNDASLQYEPETSTALGFGFRCGFLGLLHMEIVQERLEREYDLDLVTTVPSVEYHVTKTDGTEMLVENPALMPPAVVIDDVQEPYVRARIMCPSDYIGPIMTLGMERRGIYKNTRFLDTVRVELDWEFPLGEIILDFFDKMKTVSRGYASLDYEMLEYRSSDLVRLDMLINGDAIDAFSVIVHKDKAYEWGRKVAEKLKELIPRQLFEVAIQATIGQKVIARETVKPLRKDVLAKCYGGDISRKRKLLEKQKEGKKRMKQVGSVEIPQEAFLAVLQVD, from the coding sequence GCAAGTCCACGCTCGCGGACCGGCTGATCGAAGTCACGGGCACGCTGCAGAAGCGCGAAATGAAGTCGCAGGTGCTCGATACGCTGGACCTCGAGCGCGAGCGCGGCATCACGATCAAGCTGAACGCCGTGCGCATGAGCTACACCGCGCGCGACGGGCAGGGCTATGAGCTCAACCTGATCGACACCCCGGGGCACGTAGACTTCACGTACGAGGTGTCGCGGTCGCTGGCTGCCTGTGAAGGCGCCATCCTGGTGGTCGATGCGTCGCAGGGCATTCAGGCGCAGACGCTGTCCAACCTGTTCCTCGCCATGGACGCCGGGCTCGAGATCATCCCGGTGCTCAACAAGATCGACCTCCCGGGCGCCGAGCCCGAGCGGCGGCGGCAGGAAGTGGTGGACCTGATCGGCTGCATGCCGGAAGACGTCCTCTGTGTGAGTGGCAAGGAAGGCACGGGCGTCCCCGAACTCCTCGAAGAGATCGTGAAGCGCGTGCCGCCGCCGAAGGGCGACCTGAACGGCCCGCTGCGCGCGCTCATCTTCGATTCGTACTACGACAAGTACCGGGGCGCCATTCCGAGCATTCGCGTCGTGGACGGTGAGATCCGGAAGGGGATGAAGATCACCTTCGGCGTCTCCGACAACGTCTACGAAGTGGCCGAAGTCGGGTACCTGCAGCTGCGGCAGGTGCCCACCGACGTGCTGCGCGCCGGTGAGGTGGGTTACGTACTGGCGGCCGTGCGTTCGGTGCGCGAAACGCGCGCCGGCGACACGATCTTCGACAAGGACAACCGCGCCGCCGAGGCGCTGCCCGGCTATCAGGAAGTGAAGTCGTTCGTGTTCGCGGGCATCTACCCCACCGACACGACGCAGTACGAAACGCTGCGCGACGCGCTCGAGAAGATGAAGCTCAACGACGCGTCGCTGCAGTACGAGCCGGAAACGTCCACGGCCCTCGGCTTCGGCTTCCGATGCGGCTTCCTGGGGCTGCTGCACATGGAAATCGTGCAGGAGCGCCTGGAGCGCGAGTACGATCTCGACCTCGTCACCACGGTGCCGAGCGTGGAGTACCACGTCACCAAAACCGACGGCACCGAGATGCTGGTCGAGAACCCGGCGCTGATGCCGCCGGCGGTGGTGATCGACGATGTGCAGGAGCCGTACGTGCGCGCCCGCATCATGTGTCCGTCCGACTACATCGGGCCGATCATGACGCTGGGCATGGAGCGTCGCGGCATCTACAAGAACACGCGCTTTCTGGACACGGTGCGCGTGGAGCTCGACTGGGAGTTCCCGCTCGGCGAAATCATCCTGGACTTCTTCGACAAGATGAAGACGGTGAGCCGCGGGTACGCCTCGCTCGACTACGAAATGCTCGAGTACCGCTCGAGCGACCTCGTGCGCCTCGACATGCTCATCAACGGCGACGCGATCGACGCGTTCTCGGTGATCGTGCACAAGGACAAGGCGTACGAATGGGGCCGCAAGGTGGCGGAAAAGCTCAAGGAGCTCATCCCGCGGCAGCTGTTCGAAGTGGCCATTCAGGCCACGATCGGCCAGAAGGTCATCGCGCGCGAAACCGTGAAGCCGCTCCGCAAGGACGTGCTCGCGAAGTGCTACGGCGGCGACATCTCGCGCAAGCGCAAGCTTCTGGAGAAGCAGAAGGAAGGCAAGAAGCGCATGAAGCAGGTTGGCAGCGTGGAAATTCCGCAGGAGGCGTTCCTGGCCGTGCTTCAGGTGGATTGA